In the genome of Arachis hypogaea cultivar Tifrunner chromosome 9, arahy.Tifrunner.gnm2.J5K5, whole genome shotgun sequence, the window aaaCCCTTTCAAGTTTAGGTTTATTCAAATCttctatttataatattttaaaaaatatcataaagtaTTTGTTAACCGGTGAAATATTTAGATCCTGCAATGCTCCACCTTTTAAGATCAAAGAGTACATGTTAAACAATAGAAAAATCATtgatattgatgaatgatgataaggTATCTTCAGaatttattcataaaataaaaaaatttccatTAACTTCCTTTAATTTTTTAACCTCTTTATACCCTCCCATTGTTTGAACAGACACAAAAAGAGACGTTGAGAAGTGGCCAAAACACATTAACTATTAAGTGCTTCCTTAAACAAGCATTTTATCTGAATAGTGAAACTGTGATTCAAACATtaatagttaattaatatttaaatagagGGTTTATTATTCTAAGCAATGTAATCCAATTTGTTTGGTCTAAGAGCTTAATTTGCTGCTATGCTTTCGTCACTAATTAATTGGTGAAGTTTATTGAGATGAAAAATAATTGAAAGTCTTAATTTATCATTCtaacttttttttctaatttttaaataaacaaaattttgaatcttttatttatttaatatttttcaaaaaaatatatatacttataattttattatttaaatattaaaaaataattaaaaggatgAAGTAATAGGATTCTTAACTATTACTCTATTGAGATTATGTAGCtccacatttttttttattatttttaaacgcACACAGTTATTAGTTAAATCTAATCGAAATTTTGGGTAAGACAGTGGTTTTATATCTTATTAATCCCTTTGGACTTTGAAAAGTGAAAACACACAATCAAAGGGTGAAAtgatttgaaataaataattaattaaatcttcGATCCGTACGTCacaataattgatataattaatttattttttttacaatataatctcacttttttaatttaaatttaaaattttaagaatgtgTTTGATATATTGGTAAGTAAGTAAATATCAGATGATTTTATTCTAAGAAAATTTTATTCTCAATAAATTGAAGTTTTATATATATTGGAGTTTGGTACTGTAATTatcggaaaaaaaaagaaatctatTAATACTATAAATTAGTCatcatatatttttgtaatagaacaatcaatcatcaaattaaattaatcaaaGTTTTCATTGCAAAATAGAATAACAAATTTTTTCATTAACACAAAATATCAGCCACCAGTTAACTACcattatacttttatatttttattcttatcttTCTTATAGAtgtgaataaaaatattatattatttataaaatttaattataattctaaatataatttaattttattatttactaaatttgattaaaaatataaatatgagaaCATTTTGTATTTCTAAATGAATAAGTGATTGATGACTAATTTTTAGTTACATGGTTTTGAATCCTTAAATAatgttcaaaatttatttttttttctttatcttcaGAAGAATTATTTAAAGTCAGTTAATTTTAtactttattaaataatatattgttTGTTTTAGGAaacattttgtaattttttgtttattctaaTATATAGTGATttaattaaagtaataaataacaaaagttacattgttatttttttatattaaaattacatGATACTTGTATTCATCTCACATTTTTTAAAATGTATAAACTAACTAATGAAACTATTGTGACAAACCTTATAATAATTATGATGATAAATGGTTCTAATAATTAACTACCTAAATTATAAATTCACTATGGTTAAAACAATAACTCATAGGTTTCTTCACTTGCTGAATATATTTTCAGAAATTCGAAATATTCGTACATTGAGAGAATaaaatagataaacataatagaATATTGAAAAATATGCTTTAATTaacctttaattatttttttctgattaattgttttttCTTTCAAGTACTGTCTGTTAATTACAAGCAGGAATCTCATGTATATCTTAACCTCGTTTTACTTTTTGGGTTAATGTAATCATTAACTTTACAAAAAGTTTAATGGGCCTTTTTCATTGTCCTTTTCTACTTGGTGTTATGCTCGTTTTACCCAACATTAGAACATAGTGGATCCTTAATTAATCTAATCCTAAATTACTTTTTCACTAGCTTTATTTGTAATCTAAATGGTAGTGTGGACCAAATTAGGGTTTGGACCAGCACCTACTTCTTACCCATGCTGACATGCATTAAGATGCAGTTTAATTTTTGAAAGATGTTCGACCAATGTTAGATTTATAAATAAAGTTTTACGTCTAAACAAAAtacttatttaaatttatttaaattattataataatttttttaaatcatacgctctttttttctgtttttttttctttttctcttctttgtattttttcttcttttaaatttacaCACGCAAGttttttttctttacttcttctcttttttttttctctttttcttttttcttcttcttcttcaccaataacaCTAACATTTTGTAAACATCTTTATTAGTTCTGATTTTTTTTGCTGTCATCATTAAACAAATTTATCATTTGTTTGGTCAACaaaaaaactaatattaaaaaTTGCACTCTAAATTTTAGTGAAATCAGTTAAATTTTGTCTAGAGatagataaaattattttaacaaaatcATAGAGATGGATAAGAGATTTGAAATTTTCGTTGATCCTCTTTTATTCTAAATCTATCGTTCCCACTAGTGGGATATGCCGATAGGATTATGCTCAAATTAGGCGGCATGGGTtgtaaaatacattaaattagaGATcatgttttttgtttgtttgtcatGTTACAACAAAATATATTAGATTAGAGATCATATCTGAGCCTATGTATTATTAGGCATAATGtatatttgatgtgtggggtgaGATGAGATCAAATTATGTTTGATGTCTTATGATGAGCATTGGTGATTTTTATTTCTTAAGGATTAAGTTTATTTTTTGACTTTCTAGGTAAGATTTGATTACTTAATGAACAGTGatcaaaattaacaattttttttaaatctttttttttcttttattttttctctcattttttatctctttacaattctaatttataaaaaataaaataatataatttgaataaattcataaaattttaaaaaacatattaaatgtataattaaatacaattttaaaaaatcccTTAATATTATtgacataaaaatatattattattagtatacatactttttttatttttatttaattttaattttttaccttttatctttttaattcatattttcacTTCTCTTTCTTCAAGAATTTATTATATGTAATTTAGAGAGAATAGtaatattatgattaataattagaaatttagaattaagattcagttatttaaaaaaattagattttgtgttaattttataagtctcaatataaatttattttatacaacatctaattatatatatagagagagagagaaaaagagagaatattatttttaaataacaagtataaaaattaattatttttatttgtccaACAGACTTAATATatgatcaaatttaaaaatatatatattaaattcttTTAAGTTGTAGATAATGAATGTTAAAATGAATTATCAGTAAAAAATCAAActctttcatataaaaataataactaaaaaatttattatttgaatttttctaTCTACAAAGATTATGATTTTATTAACTGACAAAGACTTTTGTttcctataattttttttaaaaataatttaattttataaatcttttttacAATcatttataacataaaaaaaattaacatcattTCAAAAGATTTATATTTCCATAATATTATTACCAGTAAAAACATTAGTATATTTCTAAAGCTATAAACATTCGAGGAGGGTGATATTGCCATTAGTAAATTTGATAATACCATTATTCCCTTCATGATGTGTGATATATCTAGATTTCTTTTGATGAAAGATGTGAGAGGGCAGAAGGTGTTCTAAGAATTGTAGCGGAAAAAgagataatatttaatttggtctTTAAATTTGtgtgtaaattttaatttaatttttaaagttttaattatttttatttagtctttaaattttgtaaatataatttatgttagttcttaaaataattttcaacatATAAACATTAACGGAATACTATCGTGAACAGCCAAATGCCACACTAAATTTTGTAAAATGATATCGTTTTAGTTTTGGCACTCAAATAATCAAAAAACATCGTAAAtgatgtttattaaaattttacttaataaaataagtaatatgatgttatttttaaactatttaaATGCCAAAATCAAAACTGTATCATTTTAAAAGTTTTAACGTGACATTTAATAGTCTATAATAACACTCTATTAACGTTTTTATACTGAAAATTGTGTCAGGGACTAATATAAGACAGTTTATAAATTTTGGAGACTAAAtagagataattaaaattttaaaaactaaattgaaaCTCAGGTATAAATTTAGAGACCAAACTGTATTTTAGAATTGATTAAAGGatccatactatctagaataaatATTCGAGTActaggataataaacatcttcccaaaaaattaaactaattttaaaattcttcaaGGATGAACTCTTAACTTTTTGGATCTAGCACTCTAATAACATattatgataccactcatcccaaaaattttAGCTAATAGAAAAATGTAacattaatgattatatctctaatactttatAAATCTctattgtatacattgtacaaGTATTTatttggctcctcatacttttccttgATTAAAatagggaaagtatgaggagccaatgaaatatttatacaatgtgtagaatggaggtttatggagtattagagatataattattagtgttacatttttttattagctgaagcttttgggatgagtggtatcatgacatggtattaaagcgctagatccgaaaggtcaagagttcgattcttggtgaactcttaaactaatttttcgaaaagatgtttattatcctttgtactcggatggttattctaaatagTGCAGGGGATGTTCATATTGTATATTTGTATTATATCACAAAGGGTAGTAAGGTAATTACATATATTGTGGTAGAGTGCAATCCACGCTGACTGTACTAACAACACTGAAGATGCTATATGAGATAAGTTCAATTAATAACCAACTATGATTATTATGTTTCCTAACAGATCCATATCCTATATATCTCGGTAATCGCTGTACCATATTACGTACCTCACATACAAACAGCATTTTGTGGTTGTAATTTTTGAAACAATTAGATAAGGTGTCATTAGCATGTGGAAGCAAAGAGGATGCTAGTAAtgtgtgaaaaataataaaaagattccATCTAATTAGTGTTAGTTATTGCTTCCTGTTTGGAAACTGGGAAACAAAAAAGAATATGAATTAATTTGGAGCAGAAAATGATCCAAATCGAGGTGTCATAGTTGCCAAATTTGTCAAATTTTTTGGTCCCTATAAgtttgacactaaatttgacGAACTTgtcttttataataaattttaaatatttaaaaattattttatttttatattttttaaattaaatattaatttttatctatttttaataaattaggcaACTATATATAAAAAGAACTTGCTTCCTGCCATTGCTTCTTATAAAATCCAtttatttcaaaagaaaaaaaaccctCCAATTTTTGgagtattattaatttatttgtcatCAAGGGTTAGTGCACAATTCAATTTAAGGCTATTTGCAAATTAAAGCCCATTAAAGGTGTAAGTACTAAGCagagttattgttattattattattattattattattttgtcctTTACTTTTTAGGAGATATTATGCAAGTATATTTCATTggagtaaaatactaaaattcgagttaaaatttattaattaaggaTGTAAGTatcattaaataaacaaatttgtttttcaattttttctttttttatgttttctttttttttgcatttttttgtttgtttttcttttttcatcctCCTCATTCGGATGTTGACTCATTGAtgtttttttaaacattttttaaaattttatttctcttttttttattttttattttttattttttttgtgtcaTGTGTTATTTATACATCATTTCTATACTTTTTCTACTATGTTTTATTCTAGAAAAGTTAACAACTTTTTgaaaacttaattaaaatttaattataaaagtatTTGTTTATCCAACCTTCTCTAATGGTATATGCAAATTACTTATGGTATCTACAAGTAATACTTCTTTATTCAAGATGAATTTTAAACCTTAAAATCTTTAGAGTTGTGCGCTAACAAACTTTAACTTTTAAGACTACTAAGTTAAAggcctttttttcttttctttttttaattggaAGCATATTAAGATAGATTGAATAATTTCTAATTCTAAGTTACACACTCTCATAcatatatcttttctttttttagtcaattcgaaattttttaataaaaaaaaaacatatgccACTTGAGTTaagatttataaataattttataatgctGAAGGAAAAAATGTTTTTCATCTGCTGAAATAGCGTGGcaagtatttaaaataaacaCGTGTCCGTCCCATTTTAATGAACGTGAAAAAGTAAAAGTTGTTGTTTGTGGTAGTACAACTAAGTGTGGGTCCTATCAATATCAGTGGAGCTTTGATGagttttaagtttttaattaattaccttctaatggattattatttgcagcaatttatgtttattgatttatattttattctattttaatagaTGAATTATGGACTAGGCTATGTTTTCTTTTGTTCGTGGACTAGGCTTTAAGTTGAACTGGTCCTCAATGTGAAATTGTGAATTCGAAGTTAGAGTTTGTacacaataaatattttttacaatttaCTGTGAGCCGCGTGGATATTCGATAGTATTGTAATGACACATTGTAGCTTAATTTgtgaaaaatttatttaaaaaaggaaGGATAAGTTATGGAAAAATAGTAGCCAATCAACTTTTTGTGGTTGTTAAACAATGAAAAAAGTTtggaagttaaattaaaaatttttaacaacttctactatacaacttatattttatatataaactattaaaaaataaaaaataattttttaaaaataattattaactcattatgttaaaattaataaataagtatacatatgaatattaaataaaaatatttaaataattaaaattatgactTACTAGTACACATGAGATAATTTAAAGAATACAATAAGacgtataatttaaaatttgataatattaattataaaaatttattaattatagacattataaatatgaaattatgaatattatgagtataaattatagatgttattaatatgaaattatgaatgttatatatatgatttatagatgttatgagtaaatttatgaattgaataaattaatttaagaatttgacaattttttaaattcaattatgataaaatttaaaaacatttatGTTAACTTTATAGTtacttatgcaataactaaaaaaatgatacgtgtatggatgtaatatttaacaaacatgaatttaatttttaaatgttagttgtatgtaattatggatgttatgtatataaatgtatgaatgttatgtgtatgaatatagtagtacaatataattataaatacatataaaaacacacccaaaaaataaattggtttattaccatacctcatcaAAACTAGTGTGATTTtttatattctaaaaaattaGTTGACTGACAACAACTTTATCGGGTGAGTTCGTCTGCTGTTCAAATTCTTCATAAGCACCTTCAATCATAAGTACTGTATTAAGGTTGAATTCAATCGCCATACTATTTGCAATGATAAAGATGAGTTCTTGTAAAATTCTTTGgcctattctaaatttttaattgtgCTTGCAATGGTATTATATTAgagttgtgaattttgaataaaaataattgaattaaccGAAACAAAATTATATTAGAGTAGTTTTCAGGTTTTGTATCACCATTGAATGATGATAAATgacttaagaaaaagaaaaaatcaattacaattaacTCATTTAATACAAATTATCATTACcgttctttataattattattagtctttattgtatttttaaatataaaaatcaaatcataaaaaaaattaagtattgaTTATAAGAATgtctaatagtaaaaaatatgatattataattaatgcCATTAATAAATggaattgataaaaatataataagtaGATTGATATgaaagtgaaataaaaaataaaactgttgttaaattatataaatgaagtaaattataaaaaattttagctaattataattgaaaatttgTTGTTTCCAAACTTTTTTCATTGTTTAACAACCACAAAAAGTTTATTGGCTACTATTTCACTTATCCttcatttttcaaataaatttctcACAAATTAAGTTACAATATGTCATTACAATACTATCCAGTATCCACACGGCTCACACAGtaaattgtaaaaaatatttattgtgtACAAACTCTAATTTCGAATCCACAATTTCACATTGAGGACCAGTTCAATTTAAAGTCTAGTCTACTAACAAAAAAAACATAGCCTAGTCCATAATTTATctattaaaataggataaaatataAATCAATAAACATAAATggctataaataataatttattaaaaaataattaattaaaaacttaaaacaTCGTCAAAGCTCCACTGGCATTGGTAGAATTCACACTTGATTGCATTGCTACGAATAGTAACTCTTACTTTTTCACATTCATTAAAATAGGACAGACAcgtatttattttaaatacttaCTACACTATTTCAGTCCAAGATTTATTGACCAACTtgcttgagtttttttttttttttggacgggAACTTGCTTGagtttatatctattttattttttttttttgtttcccacggtatcccccaacccgacaggttaaggactaatccgtcgcggtactgagctccatttaagggtttgccgctggccaatgggttgctgcatgcacaaggcgagattcgaacccccgacacttgcttaagcggactagtgagctaaccactagaccaacccaacttggtttatatctattttatttggaGATGAGATAGTGTATATAAGGACCCACTTAAGCCCACAACACTACAGCAGGGTAATAAAGACCAAAACATTTCCTCATGACCCAAAAAGAACAACAAAAAGATTCCCCCAATAGGGGTATGGGAAACATCCTTGAAGCTGGAAAATTAAGGCCGCATttgatttgtgtttttatttttaatattttttatttttttgaattttataaaaaaattaaaaataaaagataaaaataaaaaataaaattttattatttttatttttataaaatttaaaaaataaaaaataataaaaataaaaatataaaccaaacgtatcttaaaattttttatgcttgataaaattttttttttctttaaaagggaaaaaaacaaaaaaagtatgacaaaaaaaagggaaaaattaATACGTaattaaaaaaagggaaaaaccctGTTGTTGGCTTAAGTGGGcacttatatattataattttctcAAAAAGAAAagtacataattaaatatataaagaaaTTTGTATATGATTTTGATGAGATATGAAAATGTTTTTTGGGACTAACATCTGAAATGAGTatatagataatatttttaaaaacagtATTTTACTATAATCTTATATTCTTATTGCACTTATGTGGCGGCATGCATGCATCATGCATGATATATATCTTATCTTGTACTTTCTAAAGAAAGAgacaacatatatataatattctcaATAGTCAATAATTGGTCATAAAGATTAtatcttttttccttttgttaATTTGGGCCCGCTTTGATTCTTTCCAAGATCTTCAAAACTTTGCTTCTGGTGGTGAATATATATGTTCAAAACGATTAATTAACTCTAAACCATAGATCACATGAAAAATCATAGTCTAGTAATTATGATATTTGTCTTGTAATAGGTGTATTTAGATTCTAAATTTGGTTGAGACGATCAATAAAAACTTAATGTTGAGCGCAGTGTTGTCAGAACCGGACCGACCCGGCCGGTCGGACCGAAAAACCGGTAAACCGGTGCCATAACCGGTCCGGGTGAGTAATCTAACCGGACAAGGAGTCGAACCGGAAAGATCCGTATTGAACCGGCCGGGTTTGATCAGAACCGGTGAACCGGCGGGTTTCGTTTAACCCAGACCggttcgaaaattattttttttttgttttatactctggaaacgacgccgtttctttattaaataaaaaaaaaaacttgctgCTGAGTGCTGTAACTTGTAAGCCGTAACCCTAGCCTCCATCCCCTGTTTCACACTTCTCCTTCCCATTCCCAAACTTTAAGAGACCACCATCACCATGAGAGCTGAGAGCTGAGAGATAGAGAAGTGCGCCACTTACTCAGCCCCGTTCAGCTTCAACCAGCGCGGCACTCACCTCACCACCGCATCCAGAGCAGTGCGCCACTCACCACCGCCAAGAAGGCAGAAGCCCGTCCACGGTCCATCGTCGCCTACTGCTCGTCGCTCTTCTCTGCTCGTCGCTCCGGTCACCCTCGTCTCTGCTCGTCGCTCCGGTCTCCCTCTTCTCTGGTCTGGTCTCTGCTCGTCGCTCCATTCCTCCAGCTCCAGGGTTCAGCCGTCCAGCCAGGTAAGTAActaagtatttttaattttttaattttttgaagttAATTGATTATTGTAGATTGATTATGTATGTTGGTTACTTGGTTCTGTTTGATTTGTGTTAGAATTTAGATTGTTGGTTGTTCAAATAATTTTAGGTTGTTGATTTCTGTTTAATTTAGATTGTTGATTTCTGTCCAGATGAGAACATGAACAAGACCACATGTTTTTCTGTTTGATCTCtcatttattgatttatttttttatttctgttcAGTTTGTTGATTATCCATTGTTGGTTGCTGTTGTATATTAATTAGTAGTTAGTGCCTTAGTGGATTGTTGTGTATTATTCTTGGAGATTAGTCATTTAGTCCTGGATCTGGTTGATTAGGAATTTAGGATGGCTTCATCAAATACACCATCAGAAACACCAACTTCTCAGGAACAAGGATCAACTCCTGATCCTTCAGTTGGAACCCAAAAAAATAGTAACAGAGGAAAAACTGATCCTGCATGGGGCCATTGTAAACAAGTTTTGGATAAAGAAAAAACTGCTTTGGTATGTATTTATTGCGAGAAGCTTATTAGAGGTGGAGGAATTAACTGGGTTAAGCATCATTTGGCTGGAAAAGGCGGAGATATTGAGGCATGTCGAAAGGTGCCAGCTGTGGTGAGACACCAATTCAATCAAAACATTGAAGATCTTCGaaccaagaaaaggaaaactcaagaagaaTATGCAGAAAGTTATGGTGCTTGTGATGACGTTGAAAGGGAATTTGATGAGATTGAACGTAATGAGATGCGACAACAACAAGCATCAAGAATTCCAGCACCTAGCTCTAGAAAGGGAGTTGGAAAACAAGTCAAGGGATTACAATCTTTTTTTCACCGGCAGCAACACCTGGAGCTCAACCAAGTATTAAAAGTGTTCTCCAAAGCAAAGAAATTGTGGAGAAGTGTGATATTGCTGTTGCAAGATGGATGATGGATGCCTCTGTGCCATTCAATGCGGTTAATTCAGCTTATTATCAGCCGATGATTGATGCTATTGCAAACATGGGTGCAGGGTATAAAGGGCCTAATTACCAAAGAGTTCGTGGATATTTGTTGAGTAAATTGGTTGAAGATGTAAAGAAGATGATTGAAGGTTATCGTGTGATTTGGAAACAAACTGGATGTACTATCATGGCTGATGGATGGACTGATCGTTGTAGACGtactttaattaatttcttagtttattgCCCTAAAGGAAATGTTTTCCTAAAGTCAGTTGATGCTTCTCATATCTCGAAAACTGCTGAGGCTTTGTTTAAGTTGCTTAGGGATGTTGTGTTATTTGTTGGTCCTGAGAATGTTGTATATGTAGTGACGGATAATGCTGCAAATTACGTTGCTGCTGGAAGGTTGTTGGAATCGGAGTTTCCTAGATTGTATTGGTCTCCTTGTGCGGCACATTGTATTAATCTGATGTTGCAGGATATTGGGAAGTTTGTGGAAGTGACTGAAACTGTGTCACAAGCTTCAATGATTACGAAATATATCTATAATCACTGCCATCCTTTGTACTTGATGAGGCAGTTCACAGGCGGCCGAGAAATACTTCGTCTAGCTCCAACTCGATTCGCCACTAATTTCATTGCTTTGCAAAGTATTTTGGCTCAAAAGGATGCATTGAGAGCTATGGTGACATCTAGAGAATGGACAAGTTCAGCTTACTCTAAAGAAGCCAAAGCAAAAAAGTTTGTGGATCAAGTCTTAGATTCTAAATTTTGGAATCAATGCACTGATATTGTTAAGCTTACGGAGCCACTTGTTCATGTATTGCGTATTATGGATAGTGAAGATAAAGCTGCAATGGGTTTCCTTTATCAAGCTATGTATAAGGCTAGGGAAGACATGGTGAAGAGGTTTCAAAAAAGAAAGAGGGTTGTTGAACCTTATTTGAAGATTTTAGATTCACGTTGGGATTTACAACTTAAAAGAAACCTTCATGTTGTTGGTTATTGGTTAAATCCAGCTTTTCGATTTAATTATGCAGAATTTGACAAGCACAAAGACACAGTTTCTGCCCTACTAGATGTGATTGAGAGGTATGCTTACGGTGATGCTGATTTGATTACTAAATTGACAAGTGAGAAGAGAATAGTTAAGAATGCTGAAGGAGACTTTGGGAGACAGTCTGCAATACGTGAGCGAAGCACTGTGATGCCTGGtaaattttgtattaaaattagttttttatgattgtgatatgtttaagatttgatttttatgattgtgattgttttctttttatgttaagaTCAATGGTGGGAATCTTATGGATGTGGAGCACCAAACC includes:
- the LOC112712803 gene encoding uncharacterized protein translates to MASSNTPSETPTSQEQGSTPDPSVGTQKNSNRGKTDPAWGHCKQVLDKEKTALVCIYCEKLIRGGGINWVKHHLAGKGGDIEACRKVPAVVRHQFNQNIEDLRTKKRKTQEEYAESYGACDDVEREFDEIEPTPGAQPSIKSVLQSKEIVEKCDIAVARWMMDASVPFNAVNSAYYQPMIDAIANMGAGYKGPNYQRVRGYLLSKLVEDVKKMIEGYRVIWKQTGCTIMADGWTDRCRRTLINFLVYCPKGNVFLKSVDASHISKTAEALFKLLRDVVLFVGPENVVYVVTDNAANYVAAGRLLESEFPRLYWSPCAAHCINLMLQDIGKFVEVTETVSQASMITKYIYNHCHPLYLMRQFTGGREILRLAPTRFATNFIALQSILAQKDALRAMVTSREWTSSAYSKEAKAKKFVDQVLDSKFWNQCTDIVKLTEPLVHVLRIMDSEDKAAMGFLYQAMYKAREDMVKRFQKRKRVVEPYLKILDSRWDLQLKRNLHVVGYWLNPAFRFNYAEFDKHKDTVSALLDVIERYAYGDADLITKLTSEKRIVKNAEGDFGRQSAIRERSTVMPDQWWESYGCGAPNLQKLAIRVLSQTCSSSGCERYNKDELNLEDDRDDGEANNTSVENANQNEINQDIAPDLSDEERFPDFEVTPWI